The following DNA comes from Helicobacter sp. MIT 21-1697.
ATTCAAGGTGTGCTTGGCAACGCAGATTCTTTGCTGGGGGAGAGTTTTGAGGATTACCTCCTTGAAGCGCCAAATTTTGCTAAAATTTTTAATCAAAAAACAAAATTTTCTGCTGTGCCTTCAGAGTATTCAAAGGGAAATCATAGTAAAATCTCGGACTTAAAAAAACGCTTAGCGATATGCAAGACAAAATATTTTAGACCAGATTTGTATCAAGCCTATCGTGTCTTTATTGAGCAGGAGCAATTAAACAAAAGGTTGTAAAATGAGGAATAGATATATTCAGAGTTTCCAAGAAGCACAAATTGGCAAGAAGCAAGTGCCACAATTTAAGGCGGGAGATACGCTTAGATTGGGGATTAAAATCCAAGAAGGCGATAAAACAAGAATCCAGCACTTTGAGGGCGTGTGCATTTCTATTCGTGGTAATGGGGTTGATAGGACTTTTACTACACGAAAAATGGGTGCAAATAACATAGGCGTAGAAAAGACTTTTCCGCTGTATAGCGAAAGCTTGGAGAATATAGAAGTATTGCGTATAGGGCGAGTTCGCCGAGCAAAACTTTATTATCTGCGCTCACGAAGAGGCAAAGCCGCTCGTATTAGGGAGCTTCGTAAGTAATTTTCTATAAGCCCATATCTAAACAAAGTCAGCAGTTTTGCTTTGGTTTTAGACAGAGCTGTGCAGATTCATTTATTAAAAATCCCACCATATTTCCCTTTTAGGTGGGGTATTGAGTTCATACACCTCGCCTATTTTTGGGACACTTATGGGCAAGCAATGTGTATCACAGAGAGAAATAAGATTTTTCAGTGGCTCATTCCACGCGTGGCTTCCTGCAGCAAATCGTCCATAGTGAATTGGCATAATCATTTTGGCTTTTAAATCAAGAGCAGTCTGAAAAACTTGAGGCGTAAAAGAATGTGAATATTGCCACGCGAGGTTATATTGTCCATTTTCTAAAATGGCTAAGTCAATAGAGCCAAATCTCTCTCCAATTTGTTTAAAATGCGTGTAATATCCTCCATCGCCACTTAAGAAAATCTTTTTGTCTTTTATGTCTAAAACATAAGAAGTCCAAAGTGTCCTATCCCATTGTATTCCCCTACCAGAGCTGTGTTGTGAGGGGGTAGAAGTGATTTTAATAGAAGGAGTGAGGTTGAGGCTTTGCCACCAATAGAGCTCTGTAATTTGAGTAAATGGCACACCCCAAAAGCGTAAATGAGAACCCACACCTAGCGGAACAATAAAGTGTTTGACTTTATCTTTAAGTGCCATTATTGTGGGATAATCTAAATGGTCGTAATGGTCGTGGGTAATCACAAGCGCATCAATACTCTCAAAATCATCGCTACTCCAAGAGACATTAGATTCAAAGGCACGATTAATCCAAGCTTTAGGCGAAGCATAGGAGCTAAAAACAGGATCAATAAGAATCTTAAAATATTCATCATTTATAAGGAGTGATGAATGCCCAAACCACACAACAGCAGGATTTTTTGTATAGAGGCTTTTAAAATCAGTTTTTATAAAAGGCAGAGGATATTTGGGCTTAGCATTTTTAGGTTTAAAAAGATAGAATCTAAGCACTTCCCACAAAGATGCGCGTTTGATATGGGGCATTTTGGGATTAAGGTTTGTAAAATAACCTTTTTTGTGTGTTTTTTCCCATTTAAAGTTGGGAGCTTTTGTAAAAGCTTGCATTTCTTGTAGAGAAGGGTTACAACCTTTTGCTAGATTCACAAATAATCTCCGCAATATTCAAAAATGTGCAAATGAATAAAGCTAAATTGCTGATGCTTACATTTGGCAGCAATGTGGCACTTGTGTGCTAAGAGGCAGATTCATATCTTTCCACGCATTTTGTCCGCCTATAAGACGATAAAGATGAGTATAGCCTAAATGTTTTGCCCATAATAATCCCAAATGCGCACTTCCCACAGGGGAGAATATATTTTCCCCACTATCGTAAAAAAGAATTTTTGCTTCTTTGTTCTCGCCTAAGAGTTTGATAAAATCTTCTTGCGCTCTCCCAAGTGCATCAGCTGTCCAATTCCAATCGCTCCCATCTTCATTGAGCGATGGACTTAAGGCAAATTCAAAATGTCGTGCTTCAGGGATAAGTCCGAGATTATAAATACCTCGTGGCAATGTGGCTATGATGATATATTCATCAAGGTGTGAAGAAAGTTCTTTTGGCGTAATAAGCTCATATCCTGAAGTATGCGCACGAGAGACAAGCGCGCGTGCATCTTCGGATATATTTGCTTGAGAATCTAATGTATGCGCTTTGGGTGTGTCATTTTGTATTGTTTGTCCTTGAAGGGCTGCAACTTCTTCTACAAGCTGTGTGTAATAAGTTTGTTTTTGTGAAGAATCTCCACAACCACTCAGATAAAAGCATAATGCGAGCAAGAGTATTTTTTTCATTTCTTCTCCTTTGTGTTTTAAGATTGCAAACCAAGTGCAATAAGTTCAGCATTAATTTTATCAAATTTTTCTTGTGCATTGCACAACGCACTTTGATTTTGTTCCATTATAGCCTTTGGAGCATTTTTTATAAAATTTTCATTACTAAGCATAGCTTGAAGTTTGGCGATTTCTTTTTCAAGTTTTTGACGCTGATTATGCAAGCGAGTGCTAATGGCTTGCAAATCAATCTCACCAAGTTGTATATAACATTCACAATGCTTACTTACATCTCCTACGCAGTCTTTGGGCTTTTGCTGTGTGATACAAAGGGTTTTGACTTTAGCAAGTTTGCATACAAACTGCTCAAGGAGTGAGTGTTCAAATGGCGCATTGAGTTTAACAAAGATACACTCAACACTTGTAGAGCCAAGCTCAAGCATTGCTTTTAGTCGGCGAATAGAAATAATGACATCTTGAATAATCTCAAATGTCTGCTCTAATTGCAAGTCTTGCTCATTTTTTTTCACAGCTTTTGGATAAGGAGCAATCATAATAGAATCACAAGTGTGTATATCGCTTGCATTGAGCGTATGCCAAAGCGCATCTGTGATAAAGGGCATATAAGGGTGTAGCAGTATAAGCGCAGCTTTAAAAATTGCTCCTAGTTCATAAATAGAATCTTTACTCGCTTTTGCAAGCTCAATACCCCAATCACAAAATTCACCCCACAAAAAACGATAAAGAATGCTTGCTCCATCATTAAAACGATAACTTTCAAGTGCTGCTCGGACTTCGTTTGTAGTAGTATGAAATCTTATAAGCATATATTGTCCAAGCGGTGTATTTATGTGCATATTGGTAATATCGCTAAAACCTTTTTCTAAAGCTTCCTTGCCGCCAATTTGTTCCAAATACATATGAAGGAAATTTGTAGCATTATAAAGTTTATTTGTGAAGTTTTTAGAAATTTCAAGAGATTGAGTGGAAAGCTTCACATCACGTCCTTGTGCGCATAAAATCGCTAGAGTGAAACGAAGTGTATCTGCTCCATAAGAGGATATAATATCCATAGGGTCAATAATATTGCCTTTACTTTTACTCATTTTTTGTCCATTTTCATCACGTACAAGCGCGTGAAGATAAACATCTTTAAAAGGTAGTGCGCCGAGTAAAGATTCTCCGCTTAAAATCATACGCGCTACCCAAAAGAATAAAATATCAAAACCTGTGATAAGTAATGAATTAGGGTAAAATTCTGCCAAAGCATTTGTATCCTCATCGCCCCAGCCCAAAGTGCTAAAAGCCCATAATCCAGAACTAAACCAAGTATCAAGCACATCTTCATCTTGCTTTGTGATAGTGGTTTGACATTGAGGGCAGATAGGATTATCAGATTCTGAAGCGACTTTATTACCGCATTCACAATACCATACAGGGATTCTATGCCCCCACCAAAGCTGACGCGAAATACACCAACCTTTAAGCTCTCTCATCCACGCATTATAATTATTAAGCCATTGTGCAGGATAAAATTGCAATTCCCCATTATTGACGCGTTTAATGGCATTATGTGCTATTTCTTTTTTGACAAACCATTGTTTGGAAATATAAGGTTCTACAATATTGCCGCAGCGATAGCATTTTCCAACTTGATTTGTATAGTCTTCTATTTTTTCTACAAAGCCATTTTCTTGTAATTTTTGGACAATAAGAGGACGAGATTCCAAACGTTCTCCTCCAGCAAATATTCCTGCATTTTCATTTAATATACCTTTTTCATCAAAAATTGTAATAAACGCAAGATGATGCCTTTTGCCTACTTCATAGTCATTTATATCGTGGGCAGGTGTTACTTTTACGCAACCACTCCCAAAGCTCATATCAACGTGAGAATCTGCAATAATAGGTATCTCACGCCCAAGTAATGGGAGAATCACACTTTTGCCAACAAGATGTTTATATCGTTCATCATTTGGATTGACCATTACGGCACTATCGCCAAAAAATGTTTCAGGGCGCGTGGTAGCTACGATAAGAGACTGAGCGCAATCTTTAATAGGATAGCGTAAATAATAAAGTTTGCCCTGATTTTGTTCATATTCTACCTCAATATCTGAAAGCGCACCATCATTTACGCACCAATTTACCATATAATTATCTTGCACGATGAAGCCTTGATTATACCAATGCACAAAAGCCTTTTTCACAGCTTTTTGCAATCCTGTATCCATCGTAAAACGCAAGCGCGACCACGCAGGAGTGATGCCAAGATGACGCATTTGATTGAGAATCTCTCCTCCACTTTTTTCTTTCCATTCCCATACTTTGGCTATAAATGCGTCTCTACCTAAAGATTCTTTATCTATGCCTTGTGCAAGCAGTTGTTTTTGCACAACATTTTGAGTAGCAATGCCTGCGTGGTCTAAACCGGGCTGATAGAGTGTTTTAAAACCATCCATTCTTTTAAATCTTGTGATAATATCTTGAAGAGTAAAAGTAAGTGCGTGCCCTATGTGAAGCACTCCTGTAACATTGGGCGGGGGCATCATAATACCAAAACATTGTGGTGTTGGACTTTGCCATAGGGATTTATTCCCCTCAATTTCAAAATAGCCTCTCTCCTCGCATATAGTATAGAATCTAGATTCTATATCTTGTGGATTATAGCCTTTTTTTTGCCCTTGCTTTTCTTGTGCTTTGAACTCCATAAAATGCCTTTTGGTATTTAATTTGCTTTATAAATGTATTATAATACCAAAATGCTAAAAATAAATGGAGGTGATTATGACTTATGAGCTAAAGATGCCAATTTTAGGGTTTGATGCGACAAAAATAGAGTTAGAAAAAATTGATGAGACTTTCAGCAAAATACGTGGTCTTGATGGGAAACAACCCTTTGAGATTACACTGATTAATCCTTTTTCATTGTGCGATTACGCTTTTACTATCCCAACAGCCGATGAACGATTACTTGACTTAGATGAGTCGCGAGGAGATAAGGTTGAGGTGTATTGTGTGGTTGTGCTTCAAAAACCTATTGAAAATTCGGTTGTGAATCTGATGGCACCTTTTGTATTTAATCCTGCAAATGCTTGCGCACTCCAAGTTACAACCTTGCCCGTAGCTGAATATCCTCAATTTAGCAAAGTTTTGCCTTTAAAAGAGTTTTTGTCAAAAGAGATTCTAGAAACACTCAATAGATAAATAGCCACTCTCTTATGCCGCTTTCCCAACTCAATGCTCAACAAGCAGAGGCAGCCACCGCATCAAGTGGGCATAATCTTATAATTGCTTCAGCTGGCACGGGTAAAACTGCTACGATTGTAGGGCGCATAGCTTATCTTTTACATCAGGGTTATGCACCACAAGATATTTTGCTTCTTACTTTTACCAATAAAGCAAGTAGCGAAATGATTACGCGTGTGGGGAAGATTTTTGGTGAAAATTTGGCAAAAAACATTGAATCTGGCACATTTCACGCTGTGGCTTATCGTTTTTTACGCGAACATCAGCATATCCATCTTAAAGCCCCCAAAGAACTTCAAATGCTTTTTAAAAGTCTCTATGATAAGAGAATCTTCGCAAATAATGATGTTAATCCTTATTCTGCACAATATCTTTATGAGAGCTATTCACTTTTTGTCAATTCTGCTTTTGGTGGAGGATTTGGAGAATGGATTATACAAAGAAATCCACAGCAAGAGCCCTATATTCCAATTTATGAAGATGCTTTGGCAAAATTTGGAGCACTTAAACGCCAACATCATTATGCGGATTATAATGATTTGCTTTTGCTCTATAGAGAAGCATTAAAAGAAAGGCAAAATGCACTTTTTAAAGAGGTGCTGTGCGATGAATATCAAGATACTAATCCCTTACAAGATTCTATTCTTGATGCACTTAATGCCCCAAGTCTGTTTTGTGTAGGGGATTATGACCAAAGTATTTATGCTTTTAATGGCGCGGATATAAGTATTATTAGCAGTTTTAGAGAGAAATATAAAGATGCGCGGGTTTTTACACTAAGTAAAAACTATCGTTCAAGCAAACATATTCTACATCTTGCAAATAAAGTTATCCAAAATAATGAGCGCATTTATCCCAAGCATTTAGAGGTGGTAAAACAAGGCGATTTTGCTCCACCTAAGTTGGTATGCTATGATGAGCTTTTTTTGCAGTATCAAGGGATTGCAAAGCGTATTGCTTCAAGTGGTTTTTCCTATGAGGATACAGCGATTATTTTTCGCAATAATTCAAGTGCCGATGGGATTGAGGCGAGCTTAAGGGAGCTGAATATACCTTCTAAACGCAAAGGAAGTGTAAGTTTTTTTGATACCAAAGAAGTTCGGCTTTTGCTTGATATTTGTTCTTTAGTGCATAATCCACGCGATATGATGGCGTATATTCATACATTAAGCTATGGTAAAGGCATAGGCGAAGCCATAGCAAAAGATATTTATGAAGCACTTTTTGCGCTAGGTGAGGGGAATTGCTTGAAAGGTATGTTTGAGCCAAATAGTGCAATAAAGGCATATAGGCAACGCAATAAAAATACACAACTGGGGCTTTTTGATGATTTTTTTATCTTAGAATCCCAAGCAAGATTCAATGAGTTTATCTCACCTCAATTTGCCTCTCATCTGATTTTGCAACACCCTAAGCTTAACAAACAAAGCGCAATATTTTTAAGTGATTTTTATGATATGCTTCATTCTATACATACATTGCGTAATCCAAAAATGCTTATTTTGCACATTATAAATGCAAAGTTTTTTCAAGATATTATGCGCACTCTTGCCCACACACGCGCAAAAAACAAAGATGGCAGCATTGATGAGGCGCGTTTAGAAAATGCTTTAGAATCTATTAAACGCAAAACTACTCTTTTGTCTGATTTATCAAAAAACTATGATGATTTGGGTAAGTTTTTAAATGCGATGATTCTAGGCTCAAGTGAGGCGATTGAGGGAAGCGGCGTGCATTTGTTGAGTGTGCATGCTGCAAAGGGATTAGAATTTCAAAATGTATATGTAGTGGATTTAATGGAGGGGCGATTTCCTAACCGCAAACTTATGAGTAAAGGTGGTAGCTTAGAAGAAGAGCGGCGGCTTTTTTATGTGGCAATCACGCGCGCAAAGGAGAATCTTGTGCTTTCTTTTGCCAAAAAAGATGCAATAAAAAATATAGATTATACTCCTTCCATATTTCTTTATGAGGGGGAATTGCTCCATAAAAATAGCGTGATTTAGTGTATGTTGCAGCTTTCAATAAGCTTTTTATGCTCTTGGAGTTCTTGTTCTTTTTTTATCTCATCTTGGGGGATAAGTTTGAAAGTTTGCTTCGCATTGTTGCAATCTTTAAGTTTATAATACCCCCACGCTAGAGAATCCAAATATGCAGGATTACGAGGGGAAATTTCAAGCGCTTTTTTGATATGTCCTACTCCTTCTTTGACATCAATTTCATAATCAATCATTAAATATCCCAAGAAATTTAAAAAAAAGCCCATATCGCTATTTTGTGAATTTTGCAATGAAGCATCAACGCGACTATCTTTGGGCGTATCTTTATGGGGAGTTTGCATTAATGTAAGAGCTTTTTGGAGATTTTGCGCTATGTTTTTTATTTGTTTTATATCTTGTTTGTTTTTTAGAGATTCAAAAATATAAATTTGTTCTAATGCAAAGAAGTAGGGATTATGATTTTCTTGATAGAGTATTCGCGCTTGTTTAGAGGCATTAAGATAATCTTTTTGTGCGATATAGAGTTCTAGGAGAATCTGTGGCTTAAATGGGAATTGTTTGGCAATTTGCGAGGCTTGTTTAAATTTTTTTTGATGAGCATAAATAAGAATAAGATTTTGTGCATTTTCAATAGTAGGATTTTTTTCAAAAGTGCTTTTGAAAATGTGCTCAATTTTTGCACTTTGAGAAAAACGAGTATAAATTTCAATGCTAAATTTACAAAAATTTCCTATGCAGCCATATTGTTCAATATGAGAATCCAATGCTTTGAGTGCTTGATTATTGTGCCCTTGCGTGAGATGCACAGCAACTATTTTTTGCAAAACATCTTGTGATTGAGTGCGTTCATATGCACGATTGAGGGCTATAAGAGATTCTTTAAAATCACCTTTTGAAGCATAGAGTGAGCCCAAAATATCATCTAAAAGAGGAGAATCTTCACTTTTAGCAATGATTTTCGCTTCCTCAAGTGCGCGCTCACTCAGCCCTAGTTTTAAGTAACAATCTAAAAATACCTTATGAATCACTAAATCTTTTGCGCCACCTTGTGCAATATATTCATTGGCAAAATCAAGTGTGGCAGAGGGATTATCAAGCGTAGAAGAAAGCAAGATAGCTTCTTTAAGGTATTCAAGTTTGCGTGTTTCCTCATATAATACAAGATACATATCACGCGCCTTAGCAAATTCGTTTTGTGCTTCAAATTCAATGGCTTCAAACAAATAGCTATCTTCATCAAATGCTCCATAGCTAAGTGTGGCACAACCAAAACACAATATAAATAAAGCAGTAAAAAAATATTTCATTTAATTCCTTTTTTAGTGCGTATGCCTTGGCATTCGTGCATAAGGATAGCAAGAGCGTCTTTATCAAGGGACTTATGTGCTTCCCAAAAAGGAAAATCGCGACATTGTTTAGGGCGATGCTTGTATATACTGCATTTTTTTGTATATGAATCAAAAAATATGCACGATAACGCACCATTATCGGCTTTTTCAATAAGTGAGAATCTATATCCTACTTTGCGCACATATGAACGCGTAAAAGCTTCAAAATCAAGTTCTAATGATGAGGCAATTTCTAGCATTTCATCAATATTCACAAATACATAACCACTCTCACCCGTGCAGCACTTTCCCCCGCAACTCTTGCAAGCGTGGGATTGAAATGTAAAAGGATAGTCTTTATTAATATTCATAGAAATTTTTTGTATCACTCTTAAAGATTTTATTGATATATTCTACTTGCGAATCTTTCACATTTTCTTTAAAGAAACGATTATTTTGTGCAATTTGCGAAGCTATGAGTTGTTCTACTCCTATGGCAGTAGAATAATTTACCCAATCATAGCGCAAATCTCCTCCTAATAGCGAAGCATACTCTACAAGATGCTGATTTTGATTGTTGATGATATTTGCAATAAATAAATTCTTGCGTTCGCTTTTTTGGATAAGCAGAAGGAGTGAAGGATTGAAATTAATCTGCGTGGAGAGAAGTTTATCTGGTTTTTGTTTAGAGAGGGCAAGTTGTGAGGCTATAAGTCCTGTTTTGACTACTGGGGTATTGAAAAATACAGCATTTCCACCAATAAATCGCCCGTATGTGCCAAGTTTTTGAGTAATAGTTGTGGCTGATTTAGCATCTATAACTTCTTCAAATATAACACGTTTGCTTTTGTTTTTCAAAATTTTTCCTAAATTACGCCCAATGAAGCTATTGTCATTATAAGTAGCAATAGATTTTCCTCCTGCGAGAGAGAGGAGAAGTTCAATTTGTGCTTCATAATCAATGCCTCCAAAGATAAGGTTTTTACTGATAACGCTGCTTTTAATTTGTTTTTTGTTGATAGTGGGGAGATAAGTGGGGAGGCTTATATTGAGATTAACAAATTCCTGCGCACCATTTTCTGTAAGGATAGCAATAACAAAATCATAATCATTTTGTGTAATTTGTGCGTAAGTATCGCGCAAGTTTGCCGCACTTTCATTGCCTGTATCAAAAATCTCAAATACAAAATCGTTTCCACGTGCCATAAGATAAGCCAAAATTGTATCAATGCTACTTGCAGAATAGCGCCCAATGATTTTTTTTGGCATTAAAAGGGCAAGTTTTATTTTGGCATTACCCTGCAATGTAGGAGGGAGCATTTGATGAAATATGCCCAAATCGCTTAAGACTTCTGAAAGTTTTGAGCGTAATTGGGTATTATTTGTTTGTGGGTCAAAAAAAGCGACAAATGAAAAAAATTGCCCCTTAGCAAAAAAGTCAAACAAGCACGAATTACTACATTTGCGTGTATCAATATTAATGATTTCTTGTTGGGGCAATGGAAGAGGGGAGATGATGTAGCTTTTGGCAAAAGTATTGAGGGCAAATAATGCAAAAAAACATATAAATGCGGTGAGTTTAAAACGAAAAGTTTGTATCATAGCTGTCCTTTTGCAATTAAAAAGTCATTATGTGCTTCTTTTTTTAAAGATGGATTGCGCACAAGTTCATTGAGTGAATGAGTAATTAAAAATTTTTTGTTATTGTGCCATAAAATTCTACTATGTTCCAAATGTTGCCCTAAAATATGTTCAGCAACTTGATTGCCGAGTAAAATACATACCTTTGGTGTAATTTTTTGCAGCTGCGTAAGGCAAAAACCCATACAAGAGAGTATATCGCTTTTATCAAGATAGGGATTATGTGTATCGCATTTTACAAGCGATAGAAGCGATATATGCCCCATTTGGAGTTTGAATACATTATGAATGATGTTTTGAAGCATAAGCGCGCTTTTGTTTTGGATAAATACTCCTTTTTCATCAACTAGAGGAATTTCGGTTATAAAACAAAGCTGACTTTGGGGATTTAAAATGCCAAAAGAGGGTTCTTTGCAATGTTTAATACGATTACATAATGAGCAATGTTTAATGATAGATTCTAAGTTATTTTTTAAAGCAGGTTGTGGTTGAGCAGGATTATAAAATGCGTTTGTGTATTGCTCACCACAAGATACGCGTTTGTAGAGTTGTTTGAGCGTAAGAAGTTTTAGAATCTGTGTTTTCATTGTTATATCCCTCCGCTTTATTTTATAATTGTTTAAGTTCTAAACTCACTGGACAATGGTCGCTACCAAAAATGTGAGGGTAAATATTTGCATCTTGAAGAGAAGGAGCAAGGGCACGGGAGCAGAGAAAATAATCAATTCGCCACCCTGTATTGTTTTCTCGTGCTTTGCCCATATAACTCCACCAACTATAAGCTCCTGTGAGCGTGGGATAAAAATGTCGGAAAGTATCAATAAACCCAGCATCTAAAAGCGCAGTCATTTTATTTCGTTCTTCATCTGTGAATCCTGCGTTGCGGCGATTTGTTTTTGGGTTTTTTAAGTCAATTTCTTGGTGGGCTACATTGAGGTCGCCACAAATAATAACGGGTTTATGTTTTTCAAGGTTTTTGACAAATGCTCTAAAGTCATCTTCCCACGCCATACGATAATCTAGTCGTTCCAATTCGCGTTTAGAATTAGGTGTATAGACATTGACAAGGTAGAAATGTGGATACTCTGCTGTAATAATGCGACCTTCTTTATCGTGATGAGTTATACCCATATCATAAGCGACATTAAGAGGTTTAGCTTTGCTTAAAATTATGACGCCTGAATACCCCTTTTTTTCTGCACTATTCCAATACTCCTCATAACCTTCAAAGCGGAATGTAGCTTGTTCTTTGCACATTTTAGATTCTTGAATACAAAATATATCAGCATTGATTTGATTAAAAAAATCCATAAAGCCTTTATTCATGCAGGCACGCAAACCATTGACATTCCACGAGATGAGTTTCAAAATTTATCCTTAAACAAAACTAATGGCGACCCTTGAAAGATTTGAACTTCCGTTTTCACCGAGAAAGGGTGATATCCTTGGCCAGCTAGATGAAAGGGTCAATAAAAGTATAGCAAACTTTATTTAAGATTTGCTACAATACATCTCCAATAGGGAAACCTTAAAATATTACATACAAGGGGAAGAATATGTGTATATGGCGACATATATTAATATGTGGAGCATTGCTTATGGCTTTAAGCGGCTGTTTTGGTGGTAAGATGGCACAGATAGAAACAACCACACCATCAAAGCAAAGTAATATACTTACTTTAAGTTTTGTGGGCGATAATGTGCTTGGAGATTATTATGGAAGCAATGGGGAGACACTTAATT
Coding sequences within:
- a CDS encoding exodeoxyribonuclease III; this encodes MKLISWNVNGLRACMNKGFMDFFNQINADIFCIQESKMCKEQATFRFEGYEEYWNSAEKKGYSGVIILSKAKPLNVAYDMGITHHDKEGRIITAEYPHFYLVNVYTPNSKRELERLDYRMAWEDDFRAFVKNLEKHKPVIICGDLNVAHQEIDLKNPKTNRRNAGFTDEERNKMTALLDAGFIDTFRHFYPTLTGAYSWWSYMGKARENNTGWRIDYFLCSRALAPSLQDANIYPHIFGSDHCPVSLELKQL